DNA from Equus caballus isolate H_3958 breed thoroughbred chromosome 27, TB-T2T, whole genome shotgun sequence:
TAGAAATAGTCCTTCTGATAGAAAATGGTTTCTTTCCAGCCAAGGCTCTGAAATGGCCTCTCAAGGGCGGGAGCTGGCCAACCATTTCCAGAGCGAAGGGACCCCAGTGATGATCGGTAAGAGCTTGGGCCGTCCTGGGTTCTCTGGGTGGAGTGGAGGGCATGTAGACTTGTCGTTAATGTAAATGCTTAATGTCACATAAAATcagtcatttttaaatattttagaactaGCTTTTATACCATTCATATGAcctctggatatttattttaaaatttccaaggcaggaagaaaattacaaaaaaaagattATAGTAACCAGAAGTAAAGGCTAAGAAGAGAAATAACTGTTCGAATATTTAAAGAGTTGAGAGCAGTAAGGAAAAGAGGCGACAATCACTCAACTGAGCATCATAAGTCATGTCTCTGTCCCTAACTTGGCCAGCTGTGTGACATCATGCAaactgcttaacctctctgggctttatttgtaaaataagaggATTGGATTAACTGCTCTAGATATTAACTAATCTAAAGATTCTCGATTCTGTGAGGAATGAGACTTGTCCTCTGATGACAGAAGGCAAGCTGAGACTGGAGTgtaaggcaggcaggcaggcagattTCAGCAGGATATCTGAAGGAACGAAGGAGGGGGTGCACTGTGCCCCTGGAGGCACGCAGAGCAGAGTGCCACAGCACAGTGATGGTACCCTGCAGGGAGGAGTTTAGACCCCCTGTGGCCCTTTCTACATCCAGATTAGGTCATTCCATGGATAGGGCAGTGGAATATAGACCTCATATGGTCATAGATAGGATTGTATCTTTTCTATCTTAAAgatgtaattttatcttttcagagtATATTTGATATTGTTTGTGGTCTTTTACAATGTAGGCTAGTCACTTTTAATGCTGTGTTAGATCAGTCAATAGGAAAGTAGTCTTGTGAAATTGAAATTGAACGGGAAGTTGACGTTACTATGTGCCCTCTCATATTTGGTACTTCCTTTCTGTAGGAGGAGGAGTTTTGGCCCACACGATACTAGGAGTTGCGTGGAATGAGATTACAGGGCAGATAAAGTTTCTGATTTTAGATCCGCATTATACAGGCGCTGAAGATTTGCAAGTTATCTTGGAAAAGGTAAGTGTCTGTTTAACATGAATTTAGATACAAGGCAAAGAGCCCAGAACCAAAGGATAGCCAACTGGCTGTTAACAGAAAGACAGATTAGAAACCGAGGCGGGGATCCTCACTCCCAGGAGGTATTCTAAGGCTGGGATGAGGACTCTCTCTGGgtagggaggaaaagagggaacgGAAGACTTCCTCAGTTATTGAACTTAACAGTGGAACACAAAGGAATCTATTCCTTTCGAGATTTTACAGCTTTGCACAAACAAATGTATGGAGGTTTACCAATGCCTTGAAATGGGAGAGAGGAATATATAACCCTTTATAATTTTAGAATGAACCAAAAAGAGCTGTGCAGTATGCTGGACATTATGGAGGCTAGACCACTTTTAATTTGTTTACATAGAACTTAATCTCATTCTATAAAGGATTTGAATTTGAGACATTTGTTATGCTTATAATGTCAGCTAAAGGAGgtataaattaaatcataattATTAGTCATAATGACAACATATCCTGTTACCCactatctttcatttttatcattttattacttACGTCAATATCAGTACCAATAAAAAGGTTTCTCTGAACTTTGAAGTTATGGTTTAATTAGGTCACTTTTTTAAAAGCAGCATTCCTGGGGAATTGGCTGGTTTAACGCTGACATTCATTGGTGAGATGTTTTCACAGGTTGAAAAGAATGTAACTACGTTAGGTTACTAAAGTCCTAAGGATGAGATGTTTTAGGACGTAAAGTACTTGAATGTGTGTGTAGCGGCACTCTTACAGCCCCAGGTTAGTAAAGTCTTTTGCTAATGATAAGAGTATCTGTGAATACGAACAGGTTATAAAGGTGTTCTTAAAATTTCAGGTGTTTTTCtccctgcttttctctttcaagGCATTTGGACTTTTTACTCTATGAAACGTTTTTGGCTGGCACCTGTTATCTTATTGAAAATAGGAGCAATATTTACTCTCTTTCTGTAGCAAAGTGCTCATTCAGTCAGCATTCACTAAGTGCCTGATATGTGCCATCCACTGTCCTAAGCACTAGGGTGTTAAAAAAGGTCTTGAAGGAGCTGTCAGTCTAGTGTAGGACAGAGAAGGAGAGTGTGGAAAGGACCCCAAGAAAAAATATGGCAGCTAAGGTGGAATTTACAAGGCTGATCCTGTAGGGGGACCACTGAGAGCCAGGGAAAGGAAAGCCAGGCACTATGGGAGTTTTCACAATACTAGAGCTGGTGAAGAGgtgtggctggaggggtgggcaggagctAACTCCAGAAGGGTCGTCATCTGAGCCAGGCACAGAAGCAAgccttaattattttaattagagGCAAGATAGAGataataaaattctttctttctggctTGCTTGTGGGACTTTGCACTAGATGGAATTATCTAGAGGGGGTTTTCTGGAGCAGTTAGCTAGAGTAAGGCATAGTTCCGGGTGACTTTCTCTGAGAACTGCGCTCTCCTTTGCTAGTTATATTTCTGTAGAACTTTGCAACTGCACAAAGCCCTTTGCTCTATGAGCACACATAAGAAACCATGAAGCCAAGGCCTGGCCATCAGTAGGACTGTTGACCCTCACTTGACTCAAGAATCTAGGGTGCTGACTTAGCCcaccagggctgctgtaacagagtaCCATATGCTGAGTGGCTACACAACAGAAATTCCCCTCtcacacagtcctggaggctgggaaatccaggATCCACGGCCTGGGTCCCAGAGGGCAGTCTTTTTCACTTCTTCACACGGTGGAAGGGATGAAGGAGCTTTCTGGGGCCTCTTTAatgaggacactaatcccattcacgagggctccaccctcacaaccttgtcacctcccaaaggccccagccCCAAATACCATGACATTGGGGACcaggcttcaacatacgaattttggagggacacaaacattcagtctgtggcAGGGGCCATGGAGAGTTCTGCCTCCGCCTGGCCTCTCTTCACCTCCGTGGGGAGGTCCCAGGCACTCACCTCAAAGGCAGGCAGCGTGGCCCCCATCTACTGCCATCAGTCTCTGGCTTTGGTGCCCTCTCTACCCACTTCTCTTAAAAACAATTGAGTCTAGTTACCTGGAGAAGGCCTACCCGTGTGAAAGGATCACACAGAGATTAAAAGAGAGATAATATAagcctttttttctatttaagaaaacagattttagaATATTAAATTTATTAGAGAAAGTTTTGCTGAAAAAATTAGATACTAAAAAGCAGCTTATTTATCTATAGAGACAGGTCTCAAAGACCATAAACCAAACTTAAGGGTGGTTACCTGGGGGCGGGGGAGTAGGACTGGTGCAggatttattttatgttttacttcCATCCCCTTTGAATTTTTACAATGTGTATCTTATTTTTGcaattagaaaaaggaaaatgaaaaaatgaaagagcaTCTCTTCTCAACCCTCCCACCTCCACAGTGAAAACAGCCAACACACTATCTTCTGTAGGGACTGGGAACTCTGACTCGAGGTCCCTGCCAGAATCCccagcagtttcttcccagttaGCTAGGGCCAGGAAGAAGGCCACTCGGTGGTATTTCCAGAGTCCTGGCCAGCCTCCTCACAGGTATTTCACAAAGAGAGCATTTCACTTCAGAACGATGTCACACACCCGAGTCGCTGGCTGGGCCTTGAAAAGAAATCAATGGCCCTACAAGAAATGTGATAAATTTTTATATTCAcataagattttatttgaaagtaattttgTGCTGGGGAAAAGGGTTACTACTGATATGAGGAATGGAAAAGGGAATGATTCCAGGCTGAGGAAAATCAAGGGCATAGATTGCAACACAAGGGGCAGTGCTCCAGTTTCTTACTGCCCTGTTTCCTCGTAGCTAAGACGCCACTGCACAGTGCGTTTTACGGCTGTGGACTAAGAGAAACAGACAGCCAGTTAAACTCTCACATGCCCTCGGCTGCTGGAACTGTAAAGCTGTACATCTTAGaatcaataaaatgtggtatttGGGGGAACAATTACCATAAGgaagctttctcttttttataatttctataattaaatactatagaattaaaattttttaaaattctctctgaaaTGGACCCAAATAAGATACTTTTCTATGCTTTATAGGAATTCAAATCTTTGAATTATATGGGTATGTAGAGTCTTATTTCAAGATCCTGCTGACAGAGCAGGATTGTAAAATGTCACAATTTTGATCACGTAGTCCTGTAACTTTGCTTTCCCTTTTCCCAATCTAGGGCTGGTGTGGATGGAAGGGCCCAGACTTTTGGAACAAGGATGCTTACTATAACTTATGTCTTCCCCAGCGaccaaatattatttaaaatatcttggaCTCAGAGACTGTAATAAAGTTGTATTATAAATTtgttaataaagaaaaagtttaatttcaaattaattcCTGAGTCTAGTTTGATGGTTTAAACTACGATATGTTTTCAAAGATTGTAAATACTGCACAAAGAATTCTTTAGATATTcctttaataatttaaaagacaaagtatGCACAGCCAAAATATTATAGGCATGTAAATACATGTATTGTGAAATGTGATCTTCACTTAGAAGAAAGTTTTCCTCCTTCTTAGAAGGACACACGTTAGTGAGCCAAAAGTCCTAGCTTGTAGCTGAGCAGCAGACCTGCATCAAGGGAGGGCCTTCTTCTGACCTCTTCATAACCAACATGACATCTGTTAAAAAACACAGTAACattaaaaactgtttaaaaaagttttctcccCACCCTTCCACCATGCAGGATAATTTTTGGTTTCTAGAATCTAGTAGAAGTCACTGTAACCACTGTTAAAATGTgtgaatgaaaatggaaagagagacTAGAAATAAGACTGCCaatatttaaatgaaacaatgaattCTGTACTAAGTAAAGAGAtcctggaaggaggaagaaaaaagaaaccatgaGTTACTTACCAACACTTCCTTTTCCCATTCGTATTTTCTACACTTCCAAAACTTCGTTTCTGTCTGAGCACTGGAACACAATGATCTCTACTGGACTGTTCGTTTGATTTGACTGTCTGCATACATTTAATTGTTGTAAGAAATTTGGCACATTCTGGAAATCCACATGACCAAGCGAGATCTTCAGCTGTTTGCCCATTCTTATTACATAGGctgaattaaaggaaaaaagtaagttaaataaaaactgacaattgtttagcctttttttttttattatcttccTAACAAAGGAGCTTTGGCCTCATACAAATGTTGGTTTCACAATAGAAGAGGcaaaggaagcacagagaaattcCATTCTTGCTCACTAGTGTATCCTCAGTGGCTAGCACAGAGTCCAGCAGAGTGGACATTCCATTTTGGAAGGAATGAAAGAGTATTCTGTGTTCAATACAACGAATAAGCACCCAAAGGAAGTCAATGAGAACTTTTATAGGATGGATTTCCTAAACCAAAACTAAGATGCAGTACTGCCATGACAGATGAACACAACTGCACCTCTGGACTGCTGAGGATCCATTTTTTACTTATTCAGATTCAATAGTATCAGATATCATTAACAACCTAAGTTAACATTTAAATGATAACTAAATTATCAATTAGGTaagcatcatttttaaaagtacatgtaATTAAGCTTCAGGACTCTGATTAGTTTAatccaagaaaatataaaatttgaagtTAGCGATTTTATACTTACTCGATTTGAGCATCACTGGCTACAAGCAGACTAAGGCATTCCAGGCTTCCAACCTTTGCTGCCTTGTGTAGGGGAGCTTCTCCAAACACATCCTTAGAGAGAAGACAGCACATTTTAGTCTAATCCCAAAACTCCTGATTGTGGAAGTTGGTGGGTGAAGTCTCATTACTAGGGAGGAAGCTACATGAGGAAGCCAGTTAGAACTGTGTTGTACTGGACTGAATTTGTCAATTCAGGTTTTTGTCAGAAAGTTCACTTGGTGTTCTATTAAACACGAAGGTTTCATTAACAAAAACATGTACAGCACAGccacatatattaaaatttaagtgAATAAAAGCAAAATAGGGTTCTATAGAGGtaaaaaaatttacaatttaTAATTTACCATACTTTAATATCCAAGGGAAGACGCAGACTACCAAAAGCAAGTTCTGTAGGTAACTATAACGGTTGTACGCATGCCTCACAAATATTGTTTCAGTTGCTACACTGAGACTTTTAATTTGGTAATGTAGCAGTTGTTCCTTCTGAAATAAACTGCAGCCCTGAGTATGCTGTCCAGTTTAGTAGCCAGTAGCCGTACCTAAGGCTAACGAGCACCTGAAATGTCTGAATCAAAAGGTGctataaatgtaaaacacacaGCAGACTGAGTAGACATACGGAAAGAAAACGCAGAACATCCATCAGTaatgttttatattgattacacactgaaatgatattttggataaaCTGggttaaattataaaattaatttcacgtTTTGTTTTACTTCATTAACGTGGCCactagaaaatttttaattacatcCGTGTCtcgcattatatttctattgcaCACCGCTGCCGTAGACATGTTTCTAACAACTGAAACAACTGACTCTTTGGGCGTCTCGGAGACGTCTGTGCGGctttggggtggaggggagccCAGCACACAGCAACAATCAGTTACCTAGTTACCTGTTGGTTGAGGTCAGCGCCCGCTTGCAGTTGCCAGAGAAGAAAGCAAGCGAGACCGCCCCCGGCGGCCAAGTGGACAGGCGACTGCTCGCAGGGATCCGGGGGCGCGTTGACCGAGGCCCCGGCCTCCAGCAGATGCCTCAGACTATCCACCTGCGGGAGGAGAACAGCTCCAGCATCCCTCTCGCCTCCGTCCGATCCTCCACCCTCCCGCAGTTGAAAATCGCTCCCCACTCCAAAACCTTCCACCTCCGAAGCAGCCTGATTCGGCGGCGCCCAGGGGTCAGTCCCCCTCTCTAGGGTTCCCGAGCAGACAAACACCTGGAAGCTTAAGCCTGCGGGACAAAAGGGGCCCGAGTCTCACCTCCGGGTTGCAATCCAGCAACTGCATTTCCCGCCTGAAGCAGAGGACAGGCTTCCTCGGGCGTGCAGGGCGGCGCCCGCTCGCTGCAGACCGGCAGGTAAGAGTGCACCAGCTGCCCAAGTGGGTAAGAATTTAAAGATCGCCCGGCGCAGCGGGCCCGCCCTCGCCGCCGCGCCCCAGCCGCCTAACCCCCAGCGGCCCGGCctctccccgccccgcggccgccGCACGTACACAAACAAGCAGCACGTGCACCCGGGGACCCGGCGAGGCGGGCGGGGAGAGGCGGCGCGGGCCCGCCAGCCGATTGGCCAGCCGGGGAGGCGCCGGGCCCGCCCACCTCGGGGCGGGGCCCCAGTGCGCGTGCGCCGGGGAGGGCGGGGACCGCGGGGGTTGTGCGGCCGCCATAGGGCGCGCTGCGTTTGGCACGTCGCGCCCCGCCGTGCCCAGCCCTTTTGTCCCCACGGAGACGCGGGAGTCGCGGGCGAAGGTTCTGGTTTCTGCTAGCACGCACGTCACCAGGAAACGAGGGAGCCCTCCCGCACCGTCCCCTGTGGaagccgccccgcccccgcccccgcccccggctaCGGAGGAAGGAGCGAGAATCCTTTAGGGTCGCCCCGGGCTCGGCCCCTTTCGGGAGAGAGCgggagctgggggcgggggtgggagcgggggcgggggtgggggcggggagtgggAACCGAGGGGCTAGCTTTTACCGCGGTGCCGGCCACACCGACCCCCGAAATTAAAGAATGTCTCTAAGCAGCCTCTTCCGAGGTTAAAATGCTGCCGTGCCCACATCGGGAGTCCTGTAAAGTCACCCAGCTGTGGTCACGTGTCCCCTTCTGGAGAGGAGTAGAGCACTCCCGGGTTTGTCGCCTCGGGAAGCGTCGAGCGTCCCAGCTGTCAATCTTGAGCTCGCTGAGCCTGGGGGGCGCAGGGGACGGGGACACGTGGGCTCGCCCTCGCCTCTGGCGTGGAGGAAGGACCCCAGCCCGGCACGTCTGCCACCTCCGGGCTCCTCCGGCTGACTGCACCTCCGAGCTGCGCGGGGGACCGGCAGGGCGTGGGGCGAGGGTCCGGGCGTCTCTCCGGTGTAGCTGGAGTGCTTCCTTTCTCTGAAACTTTAGAATCAGGCTTCCTGACTTCAGATCGTAGCCGTTGACCGCATATATAATCTCTCGACTGTCTTTTCCTAAACACTTTTTCAAATTAGCTAAAAAGTAAAGCTCCGGCCATACGTCTTTTCCCCTAAAATCTTCAGTGGTTCTCCTTCTATCTAAGGATACCCTTGAGAGCAGACTGAAAAAGATATGTTTATTATTATGCTTTTAGAGGACAAGTTTATTGTGCTTGTGttgtgttttttatatttaaactatTCACAATACCTTTTTGATATTTAAAGAATGTCAGACGTACGGGAGAACACGTGTCCATATTGCCAAGTTCCCTTTTGTCATGTTTATCAATAGGTAAGCACTCCCTTTTAAAGCATAGAATTAAGCTTCAGGTTTGCACAGAGGTTCATTTTCAGGAACTCCTAACTAATACGGGTATTATCAGAGAAGGAACATTTGTATTGCAGTTAACATATGCGATGGGATACTTGTGTGATGAATGTGTCTCCATATtacatccttttttctttaaaacaaaattctcttCAGCATGAAGTCTGGTAATTATTGTTGACTTTGTTACATGTGGAAATTTCCCAAGGAACAGGAATTTTGGGAGAAGTTGTTAAAGCTCTTCTCCCTTTAATCACTGCACACCGTGTTTCCAAAAAATTCTGTATGTCTCAGCTAGGTATCTGGTTTACTTTTAAAGTAACGGGCCTAAAAGCCTTCTAAAAACTGAGGAAAGCTGAGGGAGGGCAAAAGTACACAGAATAAATACATTTGGGGGACAGTGGCTTACTGGCAAGTAACAAGTTTTTACTGAACATGTAACAAGATCAGTTTTCCAAAGAGGAAGATGGTCTGAGATGCGCGTTCCACAGCCCCTCTTCTAAGCAGTGCTAATTCTACTTACGGTTACGTTGCTGGTAGAAGTGTTTCCAGGAGGACGCCTTTCagaataagcatttaaaaacaaaagttggaTGATGACTAAGTGACTAAAATGAAAGATGGTATGGACTGAGTCTTGAAGGGTAAGAGTTTGCTGGTTAGTCCAGGAAGGGAAGAGTATTTCTAGGAAGTGTAAGGTAGCTCCCAGTGTTGAGAGCACTGTGTGTTTCAGTCTGGTTGCAGTACTGATACATATACGGCGATGGGAAataaagttaaagacaaagatttacaaatgagaaattatgtgaaataacCATTAACGTCTATTCCAATTTATTATAAATTGacattaattgagcacttactatttcCCAAGATTAATACAGATAGGTATTTTTATCTTCTCCATTTTAccggaaactgaggctctgagaggttcagtaacttgtctgaggtcaTAGTCTTAAAGGGTGGAGCTGGAACTCAGGCAACTTGACTCCAGAACCTGCATTCCTATCACATCTATTTTAAAGAATTCTGGTCATCTTTGGTAGTTTCAAAGCTACTAAGATTGGCTTCTTTAAAGCAAGATAAATTCCTTAGAGAAAGTTATTACAATCCATAGAAAAACAGCTTTCATTTAACGATGACCGTTAATGTAGCCTTGTTTCTAGATGTGAATCTTCCACagtgcttagcccagtgcctTCGACTTGAGGAGTTcctcttgaataaatgaatgaatatgtgccAATCGgtgaaaattattaaataaaagtatttggTGGAACCAATAGAGAGGCTAATTGCATCTATTTCCCATTTGCCTTTATTGACCATAAAGATGACTGGAAAACATTCTCCAAATGCATAGCATTGAAAGGAGGAGTAATTGGGAATACCTACTAATCCCCATTTATCACTATTATAGGAcacttaattaaattttatacatttagTAATCCCATAGAAAACTCTGGCTCGAAAGCAAGTGAAGGAATATAAAGTAAAACTAGAAATCTCAAAAGTTGGCTTGGTTTCACGTATATTACATAAATCTCTTGAGAACATCATAACTGCAAAATATATTCAAGTAATATTCAAACATATCTGAATATGATGTCTCAATTGTTAATTGCCAGTCAGGTGTCCACCTTATATTAATGTTGACCAGATTCCACTGAGCCTTAATAGTAActgtttttattaattattaataatgatgtATGGCAACTATATTTCTATAGCTCATACAATGAAGATGATGTATCACtccaaataagaaaatgttttaaagacaaGGTGATAGCCAGATCTGGaatttcaataaatggtctttGGTTTTAAACAGGTTTTTTAAACATCTACAGATTGAAAAAGGACTTAAACTAATCAAATATAATTCTGGCCCTCACTGGCATTGGCAGTCAGGAAATCCACGATCCCAGTATGATTGTAAAAGCAAAAGGATTtcccaaaaagaaattcttcttGCTGCTTCATACCTAAACTCTTCCAGCCTTGATTACTCAGACTTCTTGGGAAAGGTGATAAATTGTATAGTTATTCTAAACCGCTGCTGCACCAGGATATTGTGGCACAAAAAAATAGATGATTCATGATaggtgggtaggtggatggagggatggataggTGATAGGTTAAGTATATTCATCCTCTTTTAATGACATTTAATTCCTAAGAGCCTCTAGTCTCAAGGGCTCCAATAGTCTCAACGGTAACATATATTTAAGTGTCTACTTCCTCACTGTTTTGAAAAAATCTTGGAAAACTTGGAgggtgtttgttttctcatttcctctccGGGTCATGTCTTCCTTTCGGTGCAATGTTGTAGAAATTACAGATGATGAATTTATAAAATTGAATGAAGTAGGAAAAAGGATGGAAAGTTAGTCCTTAAAGTTAAACTTTTAGATGAGGTTACCTGGGTTTCTCATTATTGGAAAGGGAAGTTATAAACAAGTAGAGAAGGCTAGAATGAGCATATGGTACTGGATTCGTCAAAGACATCATATGAGCTGATAGCTTAACATAGACACAGATGGATACATACAGAAATAGTCATATCTTGGTGAATACATGGGATAGTGTGCATACATCTAGCTCTGCCTGCTGTGAGAGGCCTAGAAACGGTGACACCTCGGTAGCAATGAACACACCCAGCTCTCAATCTTGGTTTTTAATACCATCCTCCAATAGCTGAAACCCGGGCTCCTGGAGAAATTGCTGATTCTAGGGCTGAGGCAGGGAAAATACacgatgagcctggagcatctttaGTGCCAGAAAGTAGGGAAATGCTCCAAAAACAAAAGGATGGGTGCATGTGAAAGGGACAGAGCAGTGAACCTAAAAGAGTTCCCAATGGCCCAACAACGTTGGATTATAATTCTATAAAATAGAtttccatgagtccatactgatataaatgattgaataaataaatgagagagaaaaggctTTTCCTTACAAAAGAATTCCAAACACGTGTTAGATACTCCCCTCTCCAGGAAGTGGAGCTTAACCTCAGCCCACCCTGCCCTCTTGAGTGTGGGCTACCCATAatgacttgcttccaaagagtAGAGTCTGGGAAGGGGGAAACAAaggtaactttacagtggagaaacctgtcACACACTCCCTGGGCCAGGTAACTGTTATCATCAGTGACAGATCGTGTTGATAGCGTGCCCTCCGATAAGACGTGGTGAGAAGGGGGCTTCACCTCTGTGATATTCTTCCCTGAAGCCCATCACCCAAGTCCATCCATGAGCAAATCATCAGATAAACCCAGATCGGGGGACCTTCCACAGGATTTCTGGCCAGGACTCCTCACAGCTGTCAAGGTCTGAAAACAAGGAAAacctgagaaactgtcacagaccagaggtAGCTAAGGAGACAGGATGACTAAAGGTCGTGTGGTGACCTgggtgggatcctggaacagaaagaggacattagtggaaaaactagtgaaatccgGATACAGTGTAGGGTTCAGGTAATGGTAATGCACCAACTTTGGTTTCTTGGTTGTGACTAATATACCAAAATAATGTAATGTTAACaacaggggaaactgggtgaaggaattctctgtactatctttgcaattttccTATAAATCTCAAgttattctaaaatgtaaaatttattttaaaaaagagaacttGAGGCAACTTAaaacaagtggtgccatgtccacacccgggatccaaacccgtgaaccctaggccaccaaagcggaacgtgtgaacttaaccactgggccactgggccggcccctgaagctAGTTTTAATCAGACAAGGAACAAAAAATCTCACAAAGTTCTCACAACCAATCCCTACTTAACTTTTTGTTCTGATTAACCAGTAAACTCAGTTCCTCTGTAAAACATATTCCCCATTGCACTGACCACTGGGAGGTCTTGTCAGGCTGTTCTCTAGAATGCTCGCTTACTTGGGCTTACATCAGTTTGAATTTTTTCCCACACCTATAAGGATtattataatatgtaatataattaaatattatataactgGTGAAATATGAGTGAGAAGTGAGAGCTGTAATTTTTAACAAAACTAAATCAAATGCTTTCAAAATCCTCAAGTCGCTAAGAAAAATGCTTTCAAAGTAGGCAAGGATGACCCAACTGTgaaagatggggagagagagttCCACACTCAgactgtttcatttttaaattcatacTCCATTTTAAAGAAACGTAGTCTGAAATTTGTATGCATATGGTTTATGCAAGAAAGACAACTCTAAACTCTCACGTTCAACCTCATTTAAAGAAATAGCTTCTGATCCTACATGAAAAGCTTGGgaaataactatatatttacatgttttaagttaaaatgtaTATGGTATGTTTCTATACTCTTA
Protein-coding regions in this window:
- the ANKRD37 gene encoding ankyrin repeat domain-containing protein 37, which gives rise to MQLLDCNPEVDSLRHLLEAGASVNAPPDPCEQSPVHLAAGGGLACFLLWQLQAGADLNQQDVFGEAPLHKAAKVGSLECLSLLVASDAQIDLCNKNGQTAEDLAWSCGFPECAKFLTTIKCMQTVKSNEQSSRDHCVPVLRQKRSFGSVENTNGKRKC